Proteins encoded within one genomic window of Pseudomonas cannabina:
- the pdeM gene encoding ligase-associated DNA damage response endonuclease PdeM, producing MKPYQVVTLADEELWLLADKAIYYPARRALLIADAHFGKAAAYRKLGQPVPHGTTQENLRRLDSLLDEYPSEHLIFLGDFLHAPESHAAGTLAALEQWRAGRPTLPITLIRGNHDKRAGDPPAYLNIDVVPEPLIVGPFALQHEPDPHPELHVLAGHVHPVYHLHGRGRQRLRLACYYIGTRVTLLPAFGEFTGGFRIRPAEDSSVYVTGGDAVWRVI from the coding sequence ATGAAGCCTTATCAAGTCGTCACGCTGGCGGATGAAGAGCTTTGGTTGCTGGCCGACAAAGCCATCTATTACCCCGCCAGACGCGCACTGCTGATTGCCGATGCACATTTCGGCAAAGCCGCTGCCTACCGCAAGCTTGGACAACCGGTACCGCACGGCACCACCCAGGAAAACCTGCGTCGGCTCGACAGCCTGCTGGACGAGTACCCCAGCGAGCATCTGATCTTTCTGGGGGATTTCCTGCACGCACCGGAATCGCATGCCGCTGGCACACTGGCGGCGCTGGAGCAATGGCGGGCAGGACGCCCGACGCTGCCTATCACACTGATACGCGGCAACCACGACAAGCGCGCAGGCGACCCGCCCGCGTACCTGAACATCGACGTCGTACCCGAACCGTTGATCGTGGGCCCATTCGCCCTGCAACACGAACCCGACCCTCACCCTGAGCTTCATGTACTGGCCGGGCACGTACATCCGGTTTATCACTTGCATGGCCGCGGTCGACAACGCTTGCGCCTGGCGTGCTACTACATCGGCACACGCGTCACGCTGTTACCGGCATTTGGCGAATTCACAGGGGGATTTCGCATCAGGCCGGCCGAAGACAGTTCAGTGTATGTGACAGGCGGGGATGCGGTCTGGCGGGTGATCTGA